Genomic segment of Amphibacillus xylanus NBRC 15112:
TGTATATTTATCATCAAATTGTTTTGATTTGATATGATTAAGTTCTGTTTTTAGTTTAACATGATTACAAACTTTATGGAGTAGAAATTAAAGATATTATTTGATTCTAGGAAATTTGTTAATAAAATTTTGCCTAGTAATTTTTTCTACAATACTTTTACTATAATGTTCAGTTAAGTAGCTTTTAATACGATGAAATCCTAAAACATTTTCTAGTCCGACAATTGTATTTGTAATACCATCAAAATCAGAACCGAAGCAAAGCTGATCTGAGGCACCCATCTCAATAAAATAATCAATATGACGTATTAAATCAGGTATTGTAACGATATCTGCTTCTTTCGTAAATTCAGGGACAAATGTGACACCAATAAGTCCATCCCGGTCGATGATTGATTTGATCTGATGATCAGTTAAATTACGTGGATGTGGACAAATATGAGCAGCATTGCTGTGAGATGCAATAACATGATCAGCCTGTTCAATGACATCATAAAATCCTTGGACAGATAGATGAGATACATCAGTCCAAATCATTTCTTCATTTAACAGTTGAATAACATCTTCACCAAATCGAGACACGCCTTTATTGTTATGGCTTGTGATACTATCAGCAACAGCGTTACTATTATTCCATGTAAGACCGACAATACGTACACCTTCATCAATTAGTCGTATAAGCTTATTTATATCATTACCAATCGGATGACAACCTTCTAGAGTTAAAATCGCACCTAATTGATTCTCTTCTAAGTTTTCTATATCAGATTTTGATTGAATGGGAATAATATCAGGATTAGGGTAAATAATTTTTTCATAAAAAATTTCTACCATCTTCAGTGCTACATTAAATTGTTGATTGGCGGGGACATTATCGGGGACAAAGGTTGAGAAGGCTTGTATTTTGACTGGACTATTTCTCCATTTAGTTAAATCAAATTGAAGATTATCGCTAAAATTAACATCATAGTTATGAAGCCACAATTGATAAAGTAAATCACAGTGAGCATCTATCATAACTAACACCCCCAATTAATTTTTCAATCTATATATCAACATAAATCAGTGTGGGGATGACCTCCACCACACTGATTTATCTCACTTTATCTCGGTTCAACTATTAGCTTGATTGCAGTCCGTTCTTCGTTATCAATCTTAATATCTGTAAAAGCTGGGATACAAACTAAATCAACACCACTCGGTGCTACAAAGCCACGAGCAATGGCAACTGCTTTTACAGATTGATTGAGCGCCCCTGCACCAATTGCCTGAATTTCTGCCGTACCTCTTTCCCGTAATACATTCGCTAACGCACCTGCTACTGAATTTGGATTTGATTTTGATGACACTTTTAATACGTCCATCTTTGCTACCTCCCATTAGTTTCTTAAGTTCCTACCACTTTTACTATATTCGTGATATTTTCTGATATGCTAAGATCAAATAATTTGGCCTTAAAAAAACTAAAATTCCAGTATTCAGTTAGCTAATAATGTTTACTCGAAAAATGGTTGGTCATCGGAAATTAAGATTCGCTCGATTTTCGTTGCCTTACCCGTTTTGTTATCAATATCAATAACAACACCACTCAATTGAGCTTTACCTTTTTTAATTGCTTCAAATCTGACTGGCATCTGTGTTAAAAAGCGTTTAATAACTGCGTCTCGATCAGTTCCGATAATCCCATCATATGGGCCAGTCATTCCTACATCTGTTATATATGCCGTTCCATTGTCTAAAATACGGTTATCCGCGGTTTGCACGTGTGTATGCGTACCAACTAATGCACTAATTTTCCCATCAAGATACCAGGCAAGTGCTAATTTTTCACTTGTTGCTTCTGCATGAAAGTCAATAAAAATAATTGGTGTTCTCTTTCTAATCTCATCAATTAATTGATCTGCGTAGCGAAACGGATCATCAATTGCCGGTAAAAAAGTACGCCCTTGTAAATTGACAATCGCTACTTCCGTTCCGTTAACATTGACAAACCCATAACCTTTTCCTGGTGTACCTTCTGGATAGTTGGCCGGTCTTATCAGTTTATCTGTATCATCAATAAAATCAAAAATATCCTTTTTATCGAATGTGTGATTCCCCATTGTGATAAAATCTGCACCATAGTTAAGTAATTGCTTATAGATTTTTTCAGTAATCCCTTTACCAGCTGCTGCATTTTCTCCATTCACAATGGTAAGTTGAGGCTGATATTTTTGTTTTAATTTCGGTAAATAGGACTCAAGCTGTTCTCTTCCTAGAGAACCAACAATGTCACCGATAAATAAAATTCTCATAAATTTACTCCTTCATCATAAAATTCACAAATTCTCGCATTTATATATTCCTTATAAAATTTAGTGTTGCACAATGATCAAAACTTGTCAAAAAGAAACAGGGTGCCGTCAATTTTAACGGTCACCCTGATTCTATTAACACATTAGTTATTTTGCATATTCAACTGCGCGAGTCTCTCGAATTACAGTTACTTTGATATGTCCAGGGAAATTTAATTCATCTTCTATTCGCTTACGAATATCTCGTGAAATACGAATAGCTTCTAAATCATCAATCTCATCTGGTTTAACCATGATTCGGACTTCACGACCAGCTTGAATGGCAAATGACTTTTCTACACCATCATAGGATTCAGAAATTTCTTCTAACTTTTCAAGTCGTTTAATGTAATTTTCTAACGTTTCACTTCTTGCACCTGGTCTTGCAGCGGATAAAGCATCAGCAGCAGCTACTAAAACGGCAATGATAGAAGTAGGCTCCTCATCACCATGGTGTGAGGCAATTGCGTTTACAATAACATCTTTCTCTTTATATTTAATCGCAAGTTCTTTACCTATTTCAACGTGGCTACCTTCAACTTCATGATCAATTGCTTTACCAATATCATGTAGTAGTCCAGCACGTTTAGCTAATGTCACGTCTTCTCCTAATTCAGCAGCTAATATTCCAGTTAGATGAGCCACTTCGATTGAATGATTCAATACGTTTTGGCCATAGCTTGTACGATATTTCAGACGACCTAGAATCTTAATTAAGTCAGGATGTAGACCGTGTACCCCAACCTCAAAGGTTGTCTCTTCACCAACCTCACGGATGTAATCATCGACTTCACGTCTTGATTTCTCAACCATTTCCTCGATTCGAGCTGGGTGAATCCGGCCATCTTGAACTAATTTCTCTAAAGCAATTCTTGCAATTTCTCGTCGAACTGGGTCAAAACCTGATAAAATTACAGCTTCCGGTGTATCATCAATAATTAAATCTATTCCTGTCAATGTTTCTAAAGTCCGAATATTTCGACCTTCACGACCAATAATTCGGCCTTTCATTTCATCATTAGGGAGATTAACTACAGATACAGTTGTTTCTGCGACATGATCAGCCGCACAACGCTGCATCGCATATGATAAAATATCCTTTGCTCTCTTATCAGCTTCTTCTTTTGTACGATTTTCTGCTTCTTTAATAATTAGAGCTGATTCATGATTGACTTCTTTTTGTACACGTTCTAATATAATTTGCTTTGCTTGCTCCGATGTGTAACCAGAAATGCGCTCCAGTTCAGCCTGTTGTTCAGCCAACAAAGCTTCTACTTTGCCTTCCATTTCTTCAATTTGTTGTTGTTTTTCTGCTAGAGCTAGTTCTCTCATTTCTTGCATACGCTCACGTTTAACCAACGTTTCATCTTTACGATCAAGGTTTTCTTCTCTTTGCAGGAGTCTGTTTTCTTGTTTTTGTTGCTCTGCACGTCGTTCACGTAGTTCTTCTTCTGCTTGCTGTCGAAGTCTATGATTTTCATCTTTCGCTTCTAATAAGGCTTCTTTCTTAGCAACCTCAGCATTCCGACGCCCTTCGGCTACAATTTGTTTTGCCAGCTCTTCTGCACTAGAAATCTTTTTCTCTGCAATTGATTTACGAATTAGATAGCCAACAACAATACCGACGATTAGGATAGCTAAACTGGAGATGATGATAACGAAAATATCCACATAATTCATGGTTTCACCTCCTCTTGCTATTCATTTGTAAGTCTTTTTAAGTCGGCATGTACTTTGTATTACCTATTTGAAATGCGTCATTAATTTTATAGTATAATTTAAATAATTATACATTATTAATATTACTGGTGTAATTAGGCAATGTCAAGAAAACATGAACAAGTAATTTTTTTCGACAATTTTCGTATCGAATCGTGAAAAAAATTGGTCGAGATTGTATGAACAAACTCGACCAATAGATCAATTTTTTATTCTTCTGGAATTAATTCATCCATTACTTCTGTAGTTTCACCATCTAAATTATAATGAGCTCGAACTGCTCGATTAATTTCATCAATCAATTCAGGATGCTCACGTAAATATTCCTTAGAATTTTCTCGACCTTGACCAAGACGTACTTCGTTATATGAATACCATGCACCACTCTTTTGCACAATATCTAAATCTGAAGCAATATCTAAAAGTTCTCCTTCTTGAGATATACCTTCTCCATACATAATGTCTACCTCTGCTTGCTTGAAAGGCGGGGCTACTTTATTTTTAACAACTTTAATTTTTGTTCTGTTACCTACCATCTCATTACCTTGCTTAATCGTTTCTGCACGACGTACTTCTAAGCGAACAGATGCGTAGAACTTCAATGCTCGACCCCCTGGAGTTGTTTCAGGATTACCAAACATAACACCAATTTTCTCACGAACTTGGTTAATAAAAATTGCCGTCGTTTGTGATTTGTTTATTGCACCTGAAAGTTTACGTAGGGCTTGAGACATCAATCGTGCTTGAAGCCCCATATGTGAGTCGCCCATCTCCCCTTCTATCTCTGCTTTAGGTACTAGTGCAGCTACTGAGTCCACTACTACAATATCTACTGCGCCACTACGAACTAGAGCTTCAGCAATTTCTAAAGCCTGCTCACCAGTATCTGGTTGAGAAAGTAACAACTCATCTGTATTAACGCCTAAGTTCTTAGCGTATACTGGGTCTAAAGCGTGTTCAGCATCAATAAAAGCTGCTGTACCACCTCGTTTTTGTACCTCTGCAATCGCATGTAAGGATACTGTCGTTTTACCAGATGACTCTGGACCATATATTTCAATTACACGACCTCTAGGATAGCCCCCAATTCCTAACGCAATGTCAAGTGCTAATGATCCACTAGAAACCGTCGCTATTTTATGTTCAGCTTGATCACCAAGTTTCATAATTGAGCCTTTACCAAACTGTCTTTCTATTGATTTCAAAGCCTGATCAAGGGCTTGTTTACGATCGCTCATCCGAATTCCTCCTCAAATTTAAGCTACTCCTATCATACCTTTTTTCAAAGAATTACACAAGCAAAATGCGAATGAATGTTCTCTTATTTTTATATATAAAATTACACTGTTTTCTTGATTTTTATTTTCATTCCAATAAAACAGCCGATAAAAATGGCTACTTTAAATATTTATAGATTAATTCCAATCCTCTCTTCACAGCTAATTCACGAACGATATTACGTGGCTTTGAAAAATGACATGTATGTGTTTGATAGTCATTTTCATTGTGATATAAACAAATATACACAGTTCCAACTGGCTGTCCTTCTAATGGCTCTGGTCCAGCAACGCCAGTAAAGCTTAGTGCATAAGTTGAATTAAAGGCTCGCTTGGCCTGTTTTGCCATCTCGTAGGCTGTTTGTTTACTTACGACACCATATTGATCAATTGTTGCTTGATTCACGCCTAACGCGTTTATTTTGGCACTATTACTGTAACTAACTAAACTACCGTTGAAAACTTGACTTGATCCTGGAATTGATACAAACTGATCAGCAAATTTTCCACCAGTTAAGCTTTCTGCACCAGCAATTGTTGCATTTTCTTTTTTTAATTGATTAATAATCACATCAATTAATTTTTGATCATCGGAACCATAAATATATTGACCAATCCTGTTATGAATTTCTGTTTCCATCGTTTCAATCAATTGTTTTGCAGATTCTTTTGAACTTGCTTTAGCTGTAATTCTTAGAGCTACTTCGCCGTCTGCAGCGAGTGGAGCAATTGTTGGATTAGTTTGATTTTCAATTAGATCCTTCACTTCAGTTTCAAGCTGTGACTCGCCTATTCCAATACATCGAAGCATTTTAGATTCTATCACATCATTTAACTGATATTTTTCCTCAAGATAGGGCAAGATTGAATCTGTCACCATATTTTTCATTTCACTTGGTACACCAGGCATTAAAACGATTAGCGATTGCTGATATTCAATTAGCATGCCTGGAGCAGTTCCAATTGGATTTCGAATGACAACCGCACCATCAATGACAAGTGCTTGTTTTGAATTGTTTTCTGACATAGGACGATTTGTTCGATTAAAGTAATCCTTTATATCTGCTAGAACTGCTTCGTTTTCAATTAACTTTTTCCCTACAACCTCTGAAACGACTTCTCGCGTCAAGTCATCATCTGTAGGGCCGAGACCACCCGTAATTAAGATTAAATTCGATCGCTCTAGCGCTTGTATAATCACCGATTTTAATCTTTCATGATTGTCGCCAACTACTTGGTGAAAATACACACCAATCCCTTTAGTAGCTAATTGTGATGAAATCCACTGACCATTGGTGTTAGCAATTTGTCCGAGTAATAATTCAGTACCAACCGCAACAATCTCAGCCTGCATATCCATTATTTAGACTCCTTCATTACATGCCAATTCTTAATAAAATAGTCTACACCTGAAATCACAGTTAAAATTAAAGCTATATAAAGTAATACTTGACCCATTGGAAAATCTAAATAAGAAAATGGGTAGTTATGCAATAATAAGAAAATGATTGATAATAACTGAAATGTCGTTTTCCATTTACCCAAAGGACTAGCCGCTAATACTAAACCTTCTCCAGCAGCCACTATTCTAAGCCCAGTCACTGCAAATTCACGAGATAATATAATGATGACAAGCCAAGCTGGTGCTGAACCAAGTTCAATTAACAACACATAAGCTGCAGTTACTAATAGCTTGTCAGCCATCGGGTCTAAAAACTTCCCTAGATTTGTAACTAAATTGTACTTTCGAGCATAATAACCATCTAACCAATCTGTTCCAGATGCTAGTATAAAGATTAATGCAGCAACAAAATGATCGATAGGAAGAGTAGTTGCACCGATCGTCCAACTTCCCCAATCAAGATCAATTGTTAATAAAATAATAAAAATTGGGATTAAAAAAATTCTTGATAAAGTAATTCGATTTGGGATATTCATGTTTATCCATCCTTTCATGTTTATCAAATTATCATCATAAAACCCCACCCATCACATGATGAGCGGGGTCATGACGACTTATTCCGTTTCCTCATTTAAATAAAGCCATAGAACTTGTACCGCAGTAGGTGATATTTCTTCTGATAGTTCAACTTCTATATCATTTATCATTATTTTAATATCTTGAGGATTACCGAACCTTAAGTAAATAAAATCTTCTGTTGAAATATCAAAAGTAATCGGAGAGGCATTTGACTGTAATGTTGCATAATATAACCGTTCACCTTGATCATTTTCAACCTCTAGCCAATTACTAGTTGAGGATTCAATAATCAATTCAATTGATTCCTCATTTGATTTATAAGAATACTTTGATTCAGCATTTTCATATGATATGAGCGCTAACTCTGGTTCCTCATCAAGCTCTTTATTTGGTTCGTTCTCGCTAGTGTCATCATTGGTATCATCTGACTCCTGATTAGATTGATCATCACTATCGTTTGAAGGAATTGACACTTTATCGCCTGCTGATTGATCACTATCTACTTGATCAGTAATTCCCGGATCAGAATTATTTGGATTAAGAGATGTGCGCCAAATAAAGAATACTACACCAAATAGTAGCACAAACACAATAATTGTTGGCATAATTGTTGCAAATGGTGATGGTTTAGACGAAGTTGATTTTCTTCGTGTTCGAGATAACTGTGTGTAATCAACTTGCTGTTCAGAACTCGGAATTTCATGCTGATGCTCATCCAACAGAGCTTTAAAATCCAGATCAACTACATTTGCATATTCTTTAATAAATACCCGGGCATAAAAATTACCTGGAATCATTGAAAAGTTATTTTCTTCAATCGCTTTCAAATGTCTTATTTGGATTTTTGTTCTTTGAGAAACATCATCCAAGCTGTACCCTTTTTCCAAACGGGCTTCTCTTAATTTTTCACCAATTTGCATCTATAACACCATCCGTTTAACAATATTACTTTCTGTATCTAAGTCCAGACCACTATTTCTATAATAAATGATTTTCTCCATATATTAAAGAGGAAATCTTAATTTTCACTAATTCTAGCTAATTTTTCACTCAATTACCTAAAATTTGTTCCAATTAATATAATAGACTCTGTTAAACATCAAAAAGTTACATGATTATAAGTTCTGAATTGATTACTTTTGCTCAGCGATAACTTGGAAAACTGCAACATTATCTTCTTTGATCCAGTTATTTAAAAACGAATTTGTTTCTTCTAATGTAATTTCCTCTAATGTCGGAATTAATTTAAAGAAATCAAAATCAAGCATCTGATAGTGTGTCACTTGATTCGCTATATCTGATACGCGATTCATACTTCTTACTATTTGACCGATTGATTTGCGTTTCATTCGTTCAAAATCTTCTTCGGCAATTTGATAATCCTTAAAAGTTGCAAGCTGTTCTTTTACTTTCTCAGCTAATTGATCTGGATATTGAGTATTACCACCAATAATAGAGTAGCAAAATTCTTTTTGACGTTCTGTTTCAAAACCTAATCCGCCATCAATTAAATCTAGATCGTAAAGCTCCTGGTAGTACGTACCCGATCTCGAATAAAAATAATCCAATAACATATCAGCAATCAATTCTTCTTTAATAAATTGTTTACTATCAGTTGCAGGCAGTTCCTTAATTCCAATCATGCATTTAGGTACGGCAACTGGCATATTAATTTTTTCAATTTCTTTATATACTTTTGGTTGTTCTGCTTCAAAATGTCGTTTAATCGTAGTCGGAGGTGCAAATTCTTTACTTTCTTGATTTGCTTTAATCATATCAATCATTTCTTTTGGATCAAATTGTCCGACTAAAGTTAAGATCATGTTAGATGGATGATAAAAAGTGTGATAACAAGTATACAAATCTTCTTTAGTAATCTGGTTAATCGAATCGACTGTTCCTGCAATATCAATTCTGACAGGATGCTTTTCATACATCGCACCAATGATACCGAAGAAAGCTCTCCAATCTGGTTGATCATCATACATTTTAATTTCTTGTGCAATAATCCCTTTTTCTTTTTCTACTGTTTGATCTGAAAAATAAGGTTCTTGAACAAAATCTAACAATATCTTCGTATTATCAAGGATATCTGTCGTCGATGAAAACAGATATGCCGTTTTTGTAAATGAAGTATAGGCATTAGATGATGCACCATTCTTCGTGAAATATTGAAAAACATCATAATCTTCTTTTTCAAACAATTTATGTTCAAGGAAATGCGCAATCCCATCTGGTACAGTAATAAATTCATCCTCACCTAAAGGGACAAACGTTTGGTCAATTGAACCATATTGTGTTGTGAAAATTCCATATGTTTGTAACATCTCTTGCTTAGGAATTAAAATAACTTGTAAACCATTTGGTAAGACCTCTCGATATACTGTCTCTTTTAATTGATCGTAGGTCATTTTATTCATGATTCTGGCCTCCCATCGCTGTTAAGAAATATACCGTATCTAGTTCCATTTTTTCTGCTACCTTAACAATCATTGACTTATCAACTTCTTGAATTGCTTCGATTAATTCAAAAACTGATCGATCAGATTGACCGACTCGTTGATTATAAAGTACCTCAATCATTCCAAATGGATCGTCTAGCGTTTCTTTATATTGATTAATAATTTGTCGTTTAGATTCTTCAATTTGCTCTTCTGTAAAGTCACCTTGTTTCATTGCATCCATTTGTTCAATGATAATCGTTTTTGCTTTTTCATAGTCATTTGGGGCAATTCCACTGTATACAAATAGTAAACCTTTATGACTTTCAAATTGTGACGAAGCATAATAAGCTAAGCTATTTTTTTCTCTGACATTGATGAATAGTTTAGAACTCGGAAAACCACCGAATATCGCATTAAACACTTGTAATGCAGGATAATCAGGATCTTGAAATCGTGTATGTGTTCTGAAACCTAGATGAAGCTTACCTTGTTGGATTGATTGTTCTTCAATTACTTCTTGAGACTCTTTAACATGGCGATCTTCAATCGTTAAATCTTCATCATTCGTCGAAACTTGATTGCGATCGAATAAATCACCAATTATTCCTTCGACATTAACTGATTCAAAATCACCCATTACATACAGATCAAGTTTATCCTCTGTTAAAACTTTCTCATAGTATTGAGCTAAATTAGTTTCATTAATTGCATCAATATCCTCTAAATAGCCGTGCACATGAATTTGATAAGGTTCATCTTTACACATTTCGTCAACTAAGCGAATGTTTGCATAATGAATCTTATCATCAACTATAGATGTAATTTTTTGTTTCAATGTTTGCTTTTCTTTGTTAACGATTTTCGGATCAAACTGATTATTTTCTACCTTTGGTTTAAAGATTGCTTCACTAAAAAACGTTAATCCTTCTTGTAAAATATTTTCGTCAGTTGACAAATACGCTTGATTAGCTAGTGTCATGCGAGCTGTTAAGATATGTTGTTCACCTTTTTTAGTACCATCAATAGAAAATGTTGAACCATATAAATTATCTAATTCTCGTCTAAATAGGTTTGCGGTTGGATACTTTGCTGTCCCCTGCTGTAATACAAAAGGAAGTAACGCACGTTTCGTAATATCCTCTCTATTTAATGCGGTACGAAACTTTGCTGTAAAATGAATTGTTTTAAATTTTTTATGATCAACTATATGTAATCTATAGCCTTTTTTTTCAATCGTTTTTAAATTGATGTCCATTTTAAATGGCCTCCTTCGTAGTGGAATAGTTGATGTGATATTGAGATTTGATTACTAAATGTCTTCATTATTGTGTCCATATTCTATTCCTTCATTATATTTTACAACATAATTACTCAGGTAACAATTACCACTATATAATATAACAGAATTTTAGGATCTTAGGCGAAACAATAAAAAAAGGTTCAATGCCAAATAGTGTTGGAGGATTTTGTAATTAACCGAGAATAAATTTATATTCATTTTAATTAAGATACAACTTGTTCACCTGCTGTTTTTCACTTCTAAATTAAATGGCTGCTTCATATCGTGTTTCTATTGATTTAAACTTGAAGTGAATCATAATTCGTTTCTTAAAATAAAAAAATAACGTTAGTAAGTTCTCAAACTCACCAACGTTATATTTTGTACAACCAAAAAACCGTCTATTTAGACGGCTTTTTTGCTACATTCTTTTTCTAACAACATGAAATTGAAAAGCATCACTTCTGAAATAATTTTCTGAATATAAAATTGGCTCATCATCTTTAGTGTAATGCATTTGTCTTAATAGTAACAATGACTGATCAGGGCTACAATTTAATATTTGTGAAATTTTATCGTGGTAGCCGATTGGCTCCACATAAGCATGAGCATATTCAATTTGTTTACCTGTTATTGTATGAATTAAATTAAAGATAGAATCTTGTCTATGAATATGTCCAACGGGAACGACATCATTATCAACTTTGTCGATGCAGTAGACAACTGGTTCACCGTCAGCAGTTCTAACACGTTCAACACGTGCTATTAATTTTAAATCGGAATAATTAAAGTTGTTATAATCGCTTTTTGTCGGTTCGACAATTTCAGCAGCAACAAACTGAGTTCCAGGTACTTTACCTGCTTTTTTTATCATTTCTGATACGCTGCCTAATTCTTCAATTCCTGAAGAATAAATTGGCTTAGGATTGACAAACACCCCAACGCCTAATCGTCTTGTAACAAGACGCTCTTCCACAAGTTGATCAACGATTGCTCGCATCATTTCTTGTGAAGTTTGATA
This window contains:
- a CDS encoding GntR family transcriptional regulator, encoding MGIEDNSEFMQALSKVRHDIERGVYLPNEKLQPLYEFAKIYQTSQEMMRAIVDQLVEERLVTRRLGVGVFVNPKPIYSSGIEELGSVSEMIKKAGKVPGTQFVAAEIVEPTKSDYNNFNYSDLKLIARVERVRTADGEPVVYCIDKVDNDVVPVGHIHRQDSIFNLIHTITGKQIEYAHAYVEPIGYHDKISQILNCSPDQSLLLLRQMHYTKDDEPILYSENYFRSDAFQFHVVRKRM